From the Exiguobacterium aurantiacum genome, one window contains:
- a CDS encoding ABC transporter substrate-binding protein, whose protein sequence is MKKTTIALASSVLVLSSLLAACGGKEEAAATTEDGKPVINWWGWAPQPEVGEAMAKAFNESQDDYVVKFKRLEDYEQQLQVAMLGGDGPDVIGLKEPMIPQYKDRLVPAKDYMDKAAGAGWKEKLIELGVEQTTVDGEQMAVPVGFTGQAYLMYNKTMLDKYGVTPPKTYDETIAAIDKINASGDKVIPMQLGAKDAWVGTDVFNVLSHQVAPGYIQKVLEGEAKWTDKEMVETAELWQQLFEDKVFQEGALGLATYMDGMNNFFDKKAAMWVIGSWEAHSMTTVEKRDKWNNFEDEIGFVPLPNLAGGTEQPVIASIDMALGVNKESKQQDGAAAFIAYMTQGEGQALYMEKFEMAPAVKDIEVAYEDKFTSDVERESYEILNETVKNAVAGRGIRDPKVYDTLGKELQNIAGGQDAKEALARIQAIADQGK, encoded by the coding sequence ATGAAGAAAACGACAATCGCACTCGCATCATCGGTACTCGTCTTGTCATCACTGCTCGCCGCTTGCGGCGGCAAGGAAGAGGCGGCCGCGACGACAGAAGACGGCAAGCCGGTCATCAACTGGTGGGGCTGGGCGCCACAACCAGAAGTCGGGGAAGCCATGGCCAAGGCGTTCAACGAGTCGCAAGACGACTACGTCGTCAAGTTCAAACGTCTCGAGGACTATGAACAACAGCTCCAAGTCGCCATGCTTGGGGGCGACGGCCCAGATGTCATCGGCCTCAAGGAACCGATGATCCCGCAATACAAAGACCGCCTCGTCCCGGCGAAAGATTACATGGACAAAGCGGCCGGCGCGGGCTGGAAAGAGAAGTTGATCGAGCTCGGCGTCGAACAGACGACGGTCGACGGCGAACAGATGGCGGTACCGGTCGGATTCACAGGCCAGGCGTATCTCATGTACAACAAGACGATGCTCGACAAATACGGCGTGACACCGCCGAAGACGTATGATGAGACGATTGCGGCGATTGACAAGATCAACGCCTCGGGCGACAAAGTCATCCCGATGCAGCTCGGCGCGAAAGACGCCTGGGTCGGCACGGACGTCTTCAACGTCTTGAGCCACCAGGTCGCACCAGGGTACATCCAAAAAGTACTTGAGGGCGAAGCGAAATGGACGGACAAAGAGATGGTCGAGACGGCTGAACTTTGGCAGCAACTGTTCGAAGACAAAGTGTTCCAAGAAGGCGCGTTGGGCCTCGCAACATACATGGACGGCATGAACAACTTCTTCGACAAAAAAGCGGCGATGTGGGTCATCGGCTCGTGGGAAGCCCACTCGATGACGACGGTCGAGAAGCGTGACAAGTGGAACAACTTCGAAGACGAGATCGGCTTCGTGCCGCTCCCGAACCTCGCGGGCGGCACAGAACAACCGGTCATCGCCTCAATCGACATGGCGCTCGGCGTCAACAAAGAGTCGAAACAACAAGACGGCGCGGCCGCCTTCATCGCCTACATGACGCAAGGCGAAGGCCAAGCGCTCTATATGGAGAAGTTCGAGATGGCTCCGGCCGTCAAGGACATCGAAGTGGCGTACGAGGACAAGTTCACGTCTGACGTGGAACGCGAGTCGTACGAGATCTTGAACGAGACGGTGAAGAACGCCGTCGCGGGCCGCGGCATCCGTGACCCGAAAGTATACGACACGCTCGGCAAAGAGCTTCAAAACATCGCCGGCGGTCAAGACGCGAAGGAAGCGCTCGCGCGCATCCAAGCCATCGCCGATCAAGGTAAATAA
- a CDS encoding galactokinase has translation MLSFDSAHLNEQFETVFSASPERSFFAPGRINLIGEHTDYNGGHVFPCAITFGTYGLVRKREDELIRVYSLNFEDVGVVSFPVTDGTYETDHDWANYVKGVVALLRADGYAVGGFDFLLAGNIPNGAGLSSSASLELVTALMINEVYGLGLERIDLVHLGQRVENDFIGVNSGIMDQFAIGMGKADHAILLDCDTLHHDYAPIKLDGYDILIMNTNKRRELADSKYNERRTECDTALGLLQQHFDVASLGQLSVETFETVADEFPETLRKRARHAISENERTKLAFTALEDGRLDTFGQLMNDSHASLKHDYEVTGRELDTLVATTQSCDGVIGSRMTGAGFGGCAIAIVDKTATEAVMQTVSTVYEAEIGYAPTFYIASVGDGARELVEEEVK, from the coding sequence ATGCTTTCATTTGATTCAGCACACCTGAACGAACAGTTCGAGACCGTGTTCTCGGCAAGCCCCGAGCGAAGCTTCTTCGCACCGGGCCGCATCAACTTGATCGGCGAACACACCGATTACAACGGAGGCCACGTCTTTCCATGTGCCATCACGTTCGGCACGTACGGGCTCGTCCGCAAACGTGAGGATGAATTGATCCGCGTCTACTCGCTCAACTTCGAGGACGTCGGGGTCGTCTCATTCCCGGTGACGGATGGGACGTATGAGACGGATCACGACTGGGCGAACTACGTCAAAGGCGTCGTCGCGCTCCTGCGCGCGGATGGGTATGCGGTCGGAGGGTTCGATTTCCTCCTCGCAGGCAATATCCCGAACGGCGCCGGACTGTCATCGTCGGCCTCGCTCGAACTCGTGACGGCGCTCATGATCAATGAGGTGTACGGACTCGGTCTCGAACGGATTGACCTCGTCCATCTCGGACAACGCGTCGAGAACGACTTCATCGGCGTCAACTCCGGCATCATGGACCAGTTCGCCATCGGCATGGGCAAGGCGGACCACGCCATCCTGCTCGACTGCGACACGCTCCATCACGACTATGCGCCGATCAAGCTCGACGGCTATGACATTTTGATTATGAACACGAACAAGCGTCGCGAACTGGCCGATTCGAAATATAACGAACGCCGCACCGAGTGCGATACGGCGCTCGGCTTGCTGCAACAACACTTCGATGTCGCCTCGCTCGGGCAATTATCGGTCGAGACGTTCGAGACGGTGGCGGACGAGTTCCCGGAGACGCTCCGGAAACGGGCCCGTCATGCCATCTCGGAGAACGAGCGGACGAAGCTCGCCTTCACCGCGCTAGAGGATGGACGGCTCGACACGTTCGGTCAACTGATGAACGACTCGCACGCGTCACTGAAGCATGATTACGAAGTGACGGGCCGTGAGCTCGACACGCTCGTCGCCACGACGCAAAGTTGCGACGGCGTCATCGGCAGCCGGATGACAGGCGCCGGCTTCGGCGGCTGTGCCATCGCCATCGTCGACAAGACGGCGACGGAAGCAGTCATGCAGACGGTGTCGACCGTGTATGAAGCAGAGATCGGCTACGCGCCGACATTTTATATCGCGTCCGTCGGAGACGGCGCGCGTGAACTCGTAGAGGAGGAAGTGAAATGA
- a CDS encoding beta-galactosidase, with the protein MYVGVDYYPEQTDRALWDEDVRLMKELGVNVIRMAEFAWTMMEPADGEFDFSFWDEVVDTFGKDFDVILGTPTATPPAWLIEKYPDILPVTADGVRISFGARRHYTVNSSVYREYCERITRKMAERYGKHPAVIGWQTDNEYGHEKSDRSYGDVDQVAFQAWLQDRYETLDALNAAWGTVFWSHTYSEWSQIPVPRTVFQEHNPSLLVDFDRFCSDAYRSFNKLQVDTLRPLIHDDAFITHNLVYSDMAINQQQMAQDLDYVSFDNYPVWGGLPEPNRFEKTAHDHDLCRSSKQGKGFWVMEQLSGAQGWSRIGYLPRPGHIRLWTHQAVARGAEAIVYFRFRAAHFGTEEFCHGIIDHDGKPKRKFDEVQGVMKELTTHGDMINAADYRADVAVYYDQENLWAWTHQPHSDAFNFKQEFVRFYGAAVRQGVNTDIVFPGDALDKYKLVVVPLYFLGNDTFDASLIDYIENGGHVIFTYRTGVKDPINRCHFDTLPGKFAKYAGIEIDEYESLQAVQSNRVRLGDYVSEANTWCDLITPKGADVVATYEQAFYKGTAAVTRHTYKGDVTYIGSSVDDSMLDTIYNEALTRAGIDANRLPDDVEKVDRHGDGYVIRFYMNHSTDVTSTVDVSGDWQTLDGDLVSGKLELNPLDVVILKQEVGA; encoded by the coding sequence ATGTATGTAGGAGTAGATTATTATCCAGAACAGACGGACCGCGCCCTGTGGGATGAGGACGTCCGCTTGATGAAAGAGCTTGGTGTCAACGTGATCCGCATGGCGGAGTTCGCGTGGACGATGATGGAGCCGGCCGACGGCGAGTTCGATTTCTCATTTTGGGATGAGGTCGTCGACACGTTCGGCAAGGACTTCGACGTCATCCTCGGCACGCCGACGGCGACGCCACCGGCCTGGTTGATCGAAAAATATCCGGACATCTTGCCGGTGACGGCGGACGGGGTCCGCATCAGTTTCGGCGCCCGCCGCCACTATACGGTCAACAGCTCGGTATACCGTGAGTATTGCGAACGCATCACGCGGAAGATGGCGGAGCGTTACGGGAAACATCCGGCCGTCATCGGCTGGCAGACCGACAACGAGTACGGTCACGAGAAATCGGACCGCTCGTACGGCGACGTCGACCAAGTCGCGTTCCAAGCCTGGCTACAAGACCGCTATGAGACGCTCGACGCGTTGAACGCGGCCTGGGGGACCGTCTTCTGGAGCCATACATACTCGGAATGGAGTCAGATTCCGGTCCCTCGTACCGTGTTCCAAGAGCACAACCCGTCGCTCCTCGTCGATTTCGACCGCTTCTGTTCGGACGCGTACCGTTCGTTCAACAAGCTCCAAGTCGACACGCTTCGACCGCTCATCCATGACGACGCGTTCATCACGCATAACCTCGTCTATAGCGACATGGCGATCAACCAGCAACAGATGGCCCAAGATCTCGATTACGTCTCGTTCGACAACTATCCGGTCTGGGGCGGGTTGCCGGAGCCGAACCGGTTCGAGAAGACGGCGCACGACCATGACTTATGCCGCTCATCGAAACAAGGCAAAGGCTTCTGGGTGATGGAGCAGCTCAGCGGTGCGCAAGGCTGGAGCCGCATCGGCTACTTGCCGCGACCGGGCCACATCCGTCTATGGACGCATCAGGCCGTCGCCCGCGGCGCCGAAGCAATCGTCTATTTCCGCTTCCGGGCCGCCCATTTCGGGACCGAGGAGTTCTGCCACGGCATCATCGACCACGACGGCAAGCCGAAACGGAAGTTCGATGAAGTGCAAGGCGTCATGAAAGAATTGACGACGCATGGTGACATGATTAACGCCGCCGACTATCGAGCTGATGTCGCTGTCTATTACGACCAAGAGAACTTATGGGCGTGGACGCATCAGCCGCACTCGGACGCGTTCAACTTCAAGCAAGAGTTCGTCCGTTTCTACGGAGCGGCCGTCCGCCAAGGTGTCAACACGGACATCGTCTTCCCAGGGGACGCGCTCGACAAATACAAACTCGTCGTCGTGCCGCTCTATTTCCTCGGAAATGATACGTTCGATGCATCGCTCATCGACTATATCGAGAACGGTGGCCACGTCATCTTCACGTACCGGACGGGCGTCAAAGACCCGATCAACCGTTGTCACTTCGACACGCTACCGGGCAAGTTCGCGAAATACGCCGGCATCGAGATCGATGAGTACGAAAGCTTGCAGGCAGTGCAGTCGAACCGGGTTCGCTTGGGCGACTATGTCTCTGAGGCGAATACCTGGTGCGACTTGATCACGCCGAAAGGTGCCGACGTGGTCGCGACGTATGAGCAGGCGTTCTATAAAGGGACGGCCGCCGTCACGCGTCACACGTACAAAGGCGACGTGACGTATATCGGCTCATCGGTCGACGATTCGATGCTCGATACGATTTACAATGAGGCGCTCACGCGCGCCGGCATCGATGCGAACCGTCTCCCGGACGACGTCGAGAAAGTCGACCGCCATGGCGACGGATACGTCATCCGCTTCTACATGAACCACTCGACAGACGTGACGTCTACGGTCGACGTGTCAGGCGACTGGCAAACGCTCGATGGGGATTTGGTATCAGGCAAGCTCGAGCTCAACCCGCTCGATGTCGTCATCTTGAAGCAGGAGGTGGGGGCATGA
- a CDS encoding carbohydrate ABC transporter permease produces the protein MEIQTKKGRWLTNLGLSLMAVVWLFPIFVMFKESLRVNGFSNYIATLQNPNFPQFVFNSFIVAFFMILISISFLAFAAFGFSKLEFAGKRLLFNLVLAGLMLPVASLIVPLFFTLRNLDGLNSYWGLIGAEVAFFLPFGLMLIKSYFDELPNELMEAAHIDGATTFQIFYKIMMPLAKPALATATIYAFLNSWNEYLMVLTFMTDPAYQTVTMAPTFFTEALGGDPGKLYASLVLISLPTMVFYIFFQRFLQKGMTSGAVK, from the coding sequence ATGGAAATCCAAACGAAAAAAGGAAGATGGCTCACCAATCTCGGCTTGTCGCTCATGGCGGTCGTCTGGTTGTTCCCGATCTTCGTCATGTTCAAAGAGAGTTTACGGGTCAACGGCTTCAGTAACTATATCGCGACGTTACAGAACCCGAACTTCCCTCAGTTTGTCTTCAACAGTTTCATCGTCGCGTTCTTTATGATCCTCATCTCGATCTCGTTTCTTGCCTTTGCGGCGTTCGGCTTCTCGAAGCTCGAGTTCGCGGGGAAACGGTTACTCTTCAACCTCGTCTTGGCCGGACTCATGTTGCCGGTCGCGTCGCTCATCGTCCCGCTCTTCTTCACGCTGCGCAACCTTGACGGCTTAAACAGCTACTGGGGATTGATCGGAGCCGAGGTGGCGTTCTTCCTCCCGTTCGGGCTCATGCTCATCAAGAGCTACTTCGACGAGCTGCCGAACGAGTTGATGGAAGCGGCCCATATCGACGGGGCGACGACGTTCCAAATCTTCTATAAGATCATGATGCCGCTCGCCAAGCCGGCACTCGCGACGGCGACGATTTACGCGTTCCTCAACTCATGGAACGAGTACTTGATGGTCCTCACGTTCATGACGGACCCGGCCTATCAGACGGTGACGATGGCCCCGACGTTCTTCACGGAAGCGCTCGGTGGTGATCCAGGTAAACTGTACGCCTCGCTCGTGTTGATCAGCTTGCCGACGATGGTGTTCTATATCTTCTTCCAACGCTTCTTACAGAAAGGCATGACTTCGGGAGCGGTCAAATAA
- a CDS encoding ROK family transcriptional regulator: MGKTTPRNSKWMRTYNRSLILRLIRLHQPVSRVELAKATSLTKPTISNIVNELKEEGLINERELGVSSGGRRPIMLELAASDRFVIGIDATQRRLHGVVTNIHGEMLGEAWHDERFDTNEEFIEAIVTLYIELAGKAQGDVIGLGVSVHGMVEAGKGIVLFAPRFHLHDIPLKQELEQRLNQNVFVENDVRTLALGELYFGEAIGIDEFFYVYAGYGIGGAYVHGGELIDGEHHIAGEIGHMRIMLDGPICSCGNRGCLEAVAGERAILNEARQLNHELNLNDLRDAVETNADIQQLYERAGEYIGIATLNMIHLLNPNRILLGGPLFNYAPNVVANIQERVAQTALTMDARQTDIRVVPWNANHGALGAAALITNQVFGEIQ; encoded by the coding sequence ATGGGGAAGACGACACCACGGAACTCGAAATGGATGCGGACGTATAACCGCTCGCTCATCCTCCGGCTCATCCGGCTCCATCAGCCGGTGTCCCGGGTCGAGCTCGCCAAGGCGACGAGTTTGACGAAGCCGACGATCTCGAACATCGTCAACGAACTGAAAGAAGAAGGGCTGATCAACGAGCGCGAGCTTGGCGTCTCGAGCGGGGGACGACGGCCGATCATGCTCGAACTCGCGGCGAGCGACCGCTTCGTCATCGGCATCGACGCGACGCAGCGGCGTTTGCACGGCGTCGTCACGAACATCCATGGGGAGATGTTAGGCGAGGCGTGGCATGACGAGCGCTTCGATACGAACGAGGAGTTCATCGAGGCCATCGTGACGCTCTACATAGAACTGGCCGGCAAGGCCCAAGGCGATGTCATCGGGCTCGGCGTGTCCGTCCACGGGATGGTCGAGGCGGGGAAGGGGATTGTCTTGTTCGCGCCGCGTTTCCACTTGCATGACATCCCGCTCAAACAAGAACTCGAACAGCGCCTGAATCAAAACGTCTTCGTCGAGAACGACGTGCGGACGCTCGCCTTAGGCGAACTCTATTTCGGCGAGGCGATCGGCATCGATGAATTCTTTTACGTCTACGCCGGTTACGGTATCGGCGGTGCCTACGTCCACGGCGGCGAACTGATTGACGGGGAGCACCATATCGCCGGGGAGATCGGGCATATGCGCATCATGCTCGACGGACCGATCTGTTCGTGCGGCAACCGCGGCTGCCTCGAGGCGGTCGCTGGGGAACGGGCCATCTTGAACGAAGCTCGACAGCTGAACCATGAGCTCAATCTGAACGATTTGCGCGACGCGGTCGAGACGAACGCCGATATTCAGCAGTTATATGAGCGGGCCGGGGAGTATATCGGCATCGCGACGCTCAACATGATCCACCTGCTCAACCCGAACCGGATCCTACTCGGGGGGCCGCTCTTCAACTACGCACCGAATGTCGTCGCCAACATCCAGGAGCGGGTCGCCCAGACGGCGCTGACGATGGATGCTCGCCAGACCGATATCCGTGTCGTCCCGTGGAATGCGAACCACGGTGCGCTCGGTGCGGCCGCCCTCATCACGAACCAAGTGTTCGGTGAAATCCAATGA
- a CDS encoding carbohydrate ABC transporter permease, producing MQHATELPEEQPKLSAVPPQRPDSTKKKAQLKKNLIGWAFVAPTVLFVIAFIYYGIFYNAYHSLFSWDGISFEKTYIGFENFGRMFSDPEFYNALKNTGIFTVLTVTIQAGLGLVLAYLLHTKGVGRTFFKSVFFFPVVLSPVVLGAAFSQIFDFQFGYINEFLRMIGLGAFEQNWLGDQDVALYAIILINIFQWTGSSMIMYYMAMLAIEREVFEAANIDGAGFWRTLWSVVFPNLKGTTFTLTILGVIGGLKTFDIVWISTQGGPGNSTEVISTYLFRKSMLHQEVGYASAVAIILLIIALSITYFQTRVQKKMD from the coding sequence ATGCAACACGCAACCGAGTTACCGGAAGAACAGCCGAAGCTGTCGGCGGTCCCGCCGCAACGACCGGATTCGACGAAGAAGAAAGCGCAGCTGAAGAAGAACTTGATCGGCTGGGCGTTCGTCGCCCCGACCGTCCTGTTCGTCATCGCCTTCATCTATTACGGCATCTTCTATAACGCCTATCACTCGCTGTTCTCGTGGGACGGCATCTCGTTCGAGAAGACGTACATCGGCTTCGAGAACTTCGGCCGTATGTTCAGCGACCCGGAATTTTATAACGCGCTCAAGAATACGGGCATCTTCACCGTCTTGACCGTGACGATTCAAGCCGGGCTCGGGCTCGTCTTGGCGTACCTGCTCCACACGAAAGGCGTCGGCCGCACGTTCTTCAAGTCGGTGTTCTTCTTCCCGGTCGTGTTGAGCCCGGTCGTATTGGGTGCCGCGTTCTCACAAATCTTCGACTTCCAGTTCGGCTATATCAACGAATTCCTCCGCATGATCGGTCTCGGTGCGTTCGAACAGAACTGGCTCGGAGACCAGGACGTCGCCTTGTACGCCATCATCTTGATCAACATCTTCCAATGGACGGGCTCGTCGATGATCATGTACTACATGGCGATGCTCGCCATCGAGCGTGAAGTGTTCGAGGCGGCCAATATCGATGGCGCCGGCTTCTGGCGCACGCTCTGGAGCGTCGTGTTCCCGAACTTGAAAGGGACGACGTTCACGCTGACAATCCTCGGGGTCATCGGCGGACTGAAGACGTTCGATATCGTCTGGATCTCGACGCAAGGCGGACCGGGTAACTCGACCGAGGTCATCTCGACGTACCTGTTCCGTAAATCGATGTTGCACCAAGAGGTCGGCTACGCCAGCGCCGTCGCCATCATCTTGCTGATTATCGCGCTCAGCATCACGTACTTCCAGACACGCGTACAGAAGAAAATGGACTGA
- a CDS encoding transforming acidic coiled-coil-containing protein — translation MRNKMTLTALVALIGMTAFVHPIEASSSKDQINKLKKEKAALQKQVNSLKKQKTSLYSSHNSLKSKYSKLEKNHQSLLKENKLLKGKVTKLSQGYQLLETNKQLTWNGNVVDKKYKSTPSLLVLKNTPYIPLDLAAKLNNLPLQSSSKSFGLGIPKNGVSLSKLKHEKSTFSNILYNRTIEAKGKTVVSNIIFDSFSMESSALYYLNERFTTFEADVMVTPIPYAEQLKLEGDNGTGMIFKVIDAKTNKVLAEHELNYVEDPIHIKLNVSKVNGIKFMVEGIDNQKSATLLNPILSK, via the coding sequence ATGCGGAATAAAATGACGCTGACTGCGTTAGTTGCATTAATTGGTATGACTGCGTTCGTACATCCAATTGAAGCATCTTCTAGTAAAGATCAAATCAATAAGTTAAAAAAAGAGAAAGCTGCTTTGCAAAAACAAGTGAACTCGTTGAAGAAGCAAAAAACTAGTCTGTATTCTAGCCACAATAGTTTAAAGAGTAAATATTCGAAGCTTGAAAAAAATCATCAATCCCTTTTAAAAGAAAATAAGCTCTTAAAGGGAAAAGTCACAAAATTATCGCAAGGTTATCAATTACTTGAAACAAATAAACAATTAACGTGGAATGGAAATGTCGTAGACAAGAAATACAAGTCTACACCATCTCTTCTAGTGTTAAAGAACACGCCATACATCCCACTCGACTTAGCTGCTAAGTTAAATAATTTGCCATTACAATCCTCATCTAAATCTTTTGGTCTCGGTATTCCAAAAAATGGAGTGAGTTTGTCTAAGTTAAAACACGAGAAATCGACGTTTTCTAATATTCTTTATAATCGAACGATAGAAGCAAAAGGAAAGACGGTCGTCAGTAACATTATCTTTGATTCGTTCTCTATGGAATCCTCTGCTTTATATTACTTGAACGAACGTTTCACCACGTTTGAAGCCGATGTGATGGTAACGCCAATTCCTTATGCAGAACAATTAAAGTTAGAAGGTGACAATGGAACAGGAATGATCTTTAAAGTCATCGATGCGAAAACAAATAAAGTTTTAGCTGAGCATGAGTTGAACTACGTCGAAGATCCGATTCATATCAAGCTAAATGTTAGTAAGGTAAACGGAATCAAATTTATGGTTGAAGGGATAGACAATCAGAAATCAGCAACATTGTTGAATCCGATCCTTTCTAAATAA
- a CDS encoding alpha-galactosidase, with protein sequence MIYRFDNRFVIEGKNLAFVFDVDARGRLVHQYLGGRLHEADYAELPDARILHSSFETPEGVAAYEFASFGDLVYTEPTLKSHTKRERLHAFTFQDARIDGDTLEIDLFDSIQQLTVTLHFTVYAAYDIIERKMTLQAGETVTLESAQSFSLGLTERKLRLSHLSGAWTSEFQLQQGDLLPGKKTIESRRGLTSHQSNPWFALDQSATEENGEVIYGFLGHSGNWAIHFERDQFGFTQVTGGLNSFDFAKRLEAGDSFTTPTGYIGYTQQGFGGMSRNAHDFERDVIMPERTRETLRPVLYNSWEATYFDVSEDGQKRLVDKAAAIGCELFVVDDGWFGERNSDAAGLGDWHVNTTKFPNGLEPLIRYIEDKGLQFGLWVEPEMVNPDSDLYRAHPDWIYQTNGRPSTTSRNQFVLNLALAEVEAHVTGLLDDLLSKHTIRYIKWDMNRAFSEPDSPQLRDAKELWLRHTEAVYRILDTLRAKHPDVAFESCAGGGGRIDLGVLTRVEQVWTSDNTDALDRLEIQEGFSYAYNAKMMSCWVTDAPNWLNGRSLPLKFRFVSAMQGTLGIGGNLLEWSQDDLDESAKWIETYKAIRPLIQHGTSYRLASLKTDGVHAMGYTHGEDYVVLVNADRRHYGKNRLRVKLAGLDPERVYVYDDRRVSGRYLMEQGLTFTQQQDYDAYCLVIRPA encoded by the coding sequence ATGATCTATCGCTTCGACAACCGCTTTGTGATTGAAGGAAAAAACCTCGCCTTCGTGTTCGATGTCGACGCTCGCGGACGACTCGTCCATCAATACCTCGGGGGTCGGCTCCATGAAGCCGATTACGCCGAGCTGCCGGACGCACGCATCCTGCACTCGTCGTTCGAGACACCAGAAGGCGTCGCCGCGTACGAGTTCGCCTCGTTCGGCGACCTCGTCTATACGGAACCGACGTTGAAAAGCCATACAAAGCGTGAACGGCTGCACGCCTTCACGTTCCAGGATGCCCGCATCGATGGCGACACGCTCGAGATTGACCTGTTCGATTCGATTCAACAGTTGACGGTGACGCTGCACTTCACGGTGTATGCGGCGTATGACATCATCGAACGCAAGATGACGCTTCAGGCTGGCGAGACGGTGACGCTCGAGAGCGCGCAGTCGTTCAGCCTCGGATTGACGGAACGTAAGCTTCGCCTCAGCCATTTATCAGGGGCGTGGACGAGCGAGTTCCAGCTCCAGCAAGGCGACTTGCTCCCAGGCAAGAAGACGATCGAGAGCCGCCGCGGTTTGACGAGCCACCAAAGCAACCCGTGGTTCGCCCTCGACCAATCGGCGACGGAAGAAAATGGTGAGGTTATTTACGGCTTCCTCGGTCACTCTGGTAACTGGGCGATTCACTTCGAACGCGACCAGTTCGGCTTCACGCAAGTGACGGGCGGGCTCAACTCGTTCGACTTCGCGAAGAGACTCGAAGCAGGCGATTCGTTCACGACACCGACCGGCTATATCGGTTACACGCAACAGGGCTTCGGCGGCATGAGCCGGAACGCGCACGATTTCGAGCGCGACGTCATCATGCCGGAACGGACGCGCGAGACGCTCCGCCCTGTCTTGTATAACTCATGGGAAGCGACGTATTTCGACGTCAGCGAGGACGGCCAGAAACGGCTCGTCGATAAGGCGGCCGCAATCGGCTGCGAACTGTTCGTCGTCGACGACGGCTGGTTCGGCGAACGGAACTCGGACGCGGCCGGTCTCGGTGACTGGCACGTCAACACGACGAAGTTCCCGAACGGGCTCGAGCCGCTCATCCGCTACATCGAGGATAAAGGCCTCCAGTTCGGTCTCTGGGTCGAACCGGAGATGGTCAACCCGGATTCAGATCTCTACCGGGCGCATCCCGATTGGATTTACCAGACAAACGGCCGCCCGTCGACGACGTCGCGCAACCAGTTCGTGTTGAACTTGGCGCTGGCGGAAGTCGAGGCGCACGTGACCGGGTTATTAGATGATTTGCTGTCGAAGCATACGATCCGCTATATCAAGTGGGACATGAACCGGGCCTTCTCAGAGCCGGACAGCCCGCAGTTACGTGACGCGAAAGAGCTGTGGCTCCGTCATACGGAAGCCGTCTATCGCATCTTAGATACGCTCCGGGCGAAACATCCGGACGTCGCTTTCGAGTCATGCGCCGGCGGCGGGGGTCGAATCGACCTCGGTGTGCTGACGCGTGTCGAACAAGTCTGGACGAGCGACAATACCGACGCGCTCGACCGGCTCGAGATTCAGGAAGGCTTCTCGTACGCCTATAACGCCAAGATGATGAGCTGTTGGGTGACGGACGCGCCGAACTGGTTGAACGGCCGCTCGCTCCCGCTCAAGTTTAGGTTCGTCAGCGCGATGCAAGGCACGCTCGGCATCGGCGGCAACCTGCTCGAATGGAGTCAGGACGATTTAGATGAGTCGGCAAAATGGATCGAAACGTACAAGGCGATCCGTCCGCTCATCCAGCACGGCACGAGCTATCGCCTCGCCTCGCTCAAGACGGACGGGGTACATGCGATGGGTTATACGCACGGGGAGGATTACGTCGTCCTCGTCAACGCCGACCGTCGTCATTACGGTAAGAACCGATTGCGCGTCAAACTCGCCGGGCTCGACCCGGAGCGCGTCTACGTCTACGACGACCGACGCGTGAGCGGACGCTATTTGATGGAACAAGGCCTTACATTCACACAACAACAGGACTATGACGCGTATTGCCTGGTCATCCGCCCGGCATGA